From the Sphingomonas suaedae genome, one window contains:
- the rtcR gene encoding RNA repair transcriptional activator RtcR yields MKPLVVIGFLGSTLDASKFGPSRWGKWRPSVALTMHEDLRVDRFVLLHGSKHGRLADYVAEDIASVSPETRVEPQRIEFTDPWDFEEVYGKLLDFVRGYPFDPEAEDYLIHITTGTHVAQICLFLLTEARYLPGRLLQTQPAAKLESGSAPGRWTVIDLDLSRYDSIATRFAAVSAESASFLKSGIETRNAAFNRMIDEIERVALRSKAPILLMGPTGAGKSQLARRIYQLKRLKHQVAGPFVEVNCATLKGDGAMSALFGHRKGAFTGAVADRPGLLRSADKGMLFLDEIGELGLDEQAMILRAIEDKRFLPVGADKEAASEFQLIAGTNRDLGEAVAKGAFRDDLYARLNLWTFRLPGLADRREDIEPNLDYELDRFAEREGDRASFNREARQRYLAFATGPDAHWPGNFRDLAASITRMATLSPKGRIDSECVDAEIDRLRRLWSGQAGADTDPLTGLLPPEALDAIDPFDRVQLAETVRVCRRSRSLSEAGRALFAASRARRSSANDADRLRKYLARFGLDWASVRSN; encoded by the coding sequence ATGAAACCACTGGTAGTGATCGGCTTTCTCGGCTCCACGCTCGATGCCAGCAAGTTCGGGCCATCGCGTTGGGGCAAATGGCGTCCCTCGGTCGCGCTGACGATGCATGAGGATCTGCGCGTCGACCGCTTCGTGCTGCTCCACGGCAGCAAGCATGGCCGCCTCGCCGACTATGTCGCGGAGGATATCGCGTCGGTCTCTCCCGAAACGCGGGTCGAGCCGCAGCGGATCGAGTTCACCGACCCGTGGGATTTCGAGGAGGTGTACGGCAAGCTGCTCGATTTCGTGCGCGGCTATCCGTTCGATCCGGAGGCCGAGGATTATCTGATCCACATCACCACCGGCACGCACGTCGCGCAAATCTGTCTCTTCCTGCTGACCGAGGCGCGCTATCTGCCGGGCCGATTGCTGCAGACCCAGCCTGCGGCCAAGCTGGAGAGCGGGAGCGCGCCGGGGCGCTGGACGGTGATCGACCTCGATTTGTCGCGATATGACAGCATCGCGACCCGCTTTGCGGCGGTCAGTGCGGAGAGCGCCTCGTTCCTCAAATCCGGGATCGAGACGCGCAACGCAGCCTTCAACCGCATGATCGACGAGATCGAGCGCGTCGCGCTGCGGTCCAAGGCGCCGATCCTGCTGATGGGGCCGACCGGGGCCGGCAAGAGCCAGCTGGCGCGGCGCATCTATCAGCTCAAGCGACTCAAGCACCAGGTCGCCGGACCGTTCGTCGAGGTCAACTGCGCGACGCTCAAGGGTGACGGCGCGATGTCGGCGCTGTTCGGCCACCGCAAGGGCGCGTTCACCGGCGCGGTCGCCGACCGTCCGGGCCTGTTGCGATCGGCCGACAAGGGCATGTTGTTCCTCGACGAGATCGGCGAACTGGGCCTCGACGAGCAGGCGATGATCCTGCGCGCGATTGAGGACAAGCGCTTCCTGCCGGTCGGTGCAGACAAGGAGGCGGCTTCGGAGTTCCAGCTGATCGCGGGGACGAACCGTGACCTGGGCGAAGCGGTGGCGAAGGGTGCATTTCGCGACGATCTCTACGCGCGTCTCAACCTGTGGACCTTTCGCCTGCCCGGACTTGCCGACCGGCGCGAGGATATCGAACCCAATCTCGACTATGAGCTCGACCGCTTTGCCGAACGCGAAGGGGACCGCGCCAGCTTCAATCGCGAGGCGCGGCAGCGCTACCTTGCCTTTGCCACCGGACCCGATGCGCACTGGCCGGGCAATTTCCGCGACCTCGCCGCGAGTATCACCCGCATGGCGACGCTGAGCCCCAAGGGACGCATCGACAGCGAATGCGTCGACGCGGAGATCGATCGGCTGAGACGCCTGTGGTCGGGACAAGCCGGAGCCGATACCGACCCGCTGACAGGCCTGCTGCCCCCGGAAGCGCTGGACGCGATCGACCCGTTCGACCGCGTGCAGCTGGCCGAAACCGTGCGCGTCTGCCGTCGCAGCCGATCGCTCTCCGAAGCTGGCCGCGCACTCTTTGCCGCGTCCCGTGCACGGCGCAGTTCCGCAAACGATGCCGATCGGCTGCGAAAGTACTTGGCACGGTTCGGGTTGGATTGGGCCAGCGTCCGATCCAACTGA
- a CDS encoding DUF2141 domain-containing protein — protein MTRLLFSLMAGALLENASVPSTPDLGTAEGRCRSNEFGPSFLVDVDGLKDRRGKLKLEVYPANDADFLEDDNILISAGKTFRRVEQPVPATGPVQLCVRVPSAGRYAVSLLHDRDGNRKFGWRVDGIGFAGNPRLGWGKPRASDASAAARTGPTRLEIVMNYHRGLGMRPLRRRENTHENR, from the coding sequence ATGACGCGGCTGCTCTTTAGCCTCATGGCTGGTGCCCTGTTGGAAAACGCCAGCGTCCCCTCGACGCCGGACCTCGGGACGGCTGAAGGCAGATGCCGATCCAATGAATTCGGACCTTCATTTCTTGTCGACGTCGACGGCCTCAAGGACCGCCGCGGGAAGCTCAAGCTCGAAGTTTATCCGGCAAACGACGCGGACTTCCTGGAAGACGACAATATTTTGATTTCGGCGGGAAAGACGTTCCGCAGGGTTGAACAGCCAGTCCCCGCTACGGGCCCAGTGCAGCTCTGCGTACGGGTTCCATCGGCGGGCCGCTATGCGGTCAGCCTGCTGCATGACCGGGACGGTAACCGGAAATTCGGCTGGCGCGTCGATGGGATAGGGTTTGCGGGCAATCCGAGGCTGGGATGGGGCAAGCCCCGCGCTTCCGATGCCAGCGCGGCAGCCCGCACAGGCCCGACACGGCTCGAGATCGTCATGAACTATCATCGCGGCCTGGGAATGCGCCCGCTGCGACGACGGGAAAACACCCATGAAAATCGTTGA
- a CDS encoding glycosyltransferase, with translation MKIVDVCAFYSPRGGGVKTYVGQKLALAERMGQDITILAPADQDIVVEFGPCARIQTIASPRFPLDRKYWYFGDERALHAALDKLAPDFVEASSPWRSPLMVANWRPEIPKALIMHADPLSAYAYRWLEPIVSRETIDRRFARYWDHLRQLGRLYDAVVCASENLSSRMKAGGVANVVTVPMGVEPRLFSARRRDPDLRASLLAECGLGTDATLLVAAGRLAPEKRLPMLVEAVTIAGRHRELGLAIFGEGRDDMHILRSIGGNPHIRLFRPERDRERFASILASADAFLHGCEAETFCMTAAEASASGIPVIVPDRGGAADFAKDRIELAYRAADPGDLVRAILALPGSFAVRPSDRTVRAMDDHFAALFGMYRNLTLGGLSSAA, from the coding sequence ATGAAAATCGTTGATGTCTGCGCGTTCTATTCTCCGCGGGGCGGCGGCGTGAAAACCTATGTCGGCCAGAAGCTGGCGCTGGCAGAGCGGATGGGTCAGGACATCACGATCCTGGCGCCTGCCGACCAGGATATAGTGGTCGAGTTCGGACCGTGCGCCCGTATTCAGACGATCGCCTCCCCACGCTTCCCGCTGGACCGGAAATACTGGTATTTCGGCGATGAGCGAGCGCTCCATGCGGCGCTGGACAAATTGGCGCCGGATTTCGTCGAAGCCTCGTCGCCATGGCGAAGTCCGCTCATGGTGGCAAATTGGCGACCGGAAATACCCAAGGCGCTCATCATGCATGCCGATCCGCTCTCGGCCTATGCCTATCGCTGGCTGGAACCCATTGTCAGTCGCGAGACGATCGACCGCCGCTTCGCGCGGTACTGGGATCATTTGCGGCAGCTGGGGCGGCTTTACGATGCGGTCGTCTGCGCCAGCGAAAATCTGTCTTCGCGCATGAAGGCAGGCGGCGTCGCCAATGTCGTGACCGTCCCGATGGGTGTCGAGCCCCGACTTTTTTCGGCCCGCAGACGCGATCCGGACCTGCGCGCCAGCCTTCTTGCAGAATGTGGTCTCGGCACCGACGCCACCCTGCTCGTGGCCGCGGGCAGACTAGCGCCGGAGAAGCGTTTGCCGATGCTGGTCGAGGCGGTGACGATCGCTGGTCGGCATCGCGAGCTGGGCCTTGCGATCTTTGGCGAAGGCCGGGACGATATGCATATCCTGCGGTCGATCGGCGGGAACCCCCATATCCGGCTGTTCCGCCCCGAACGCGATCGGGAGCGATTTGCCAGCATCCTGGCGAGCGCCGATGCCTTCCTGCATGGCTGTGAAGCCGAAACCTTTTGCATGACGGCAGCGGAAGCGAGCGCCAGCGGCATACCGGTGATCGTACCCGATCGCGGCGGTGCGGCCGACTTTGCCAAGGACCGGATCGAACTGGCCTATCGCGCCGCGGATCCTGGGGATCTGGTGCGCGCGATCCTTGCGTTGCCAGGCAGCTTTGCTGTGCGCCCGAGCGATCGGACGGTGCGCGCGATGGACGATCACTTCGCAGCGCTGTTTGGGATGTACCGGAACCTGACCCTGGGTGGGCTCTCCTCGGCGGCGTGA
- a CDS encoding LptF/LptG family permease, which yields MSFRVAILDRYILGQILGTMGSVLAIVMSLMMLENLPRLLEMTGHSGRRGYIVAHIVASLLPEYGGIGLPVGLFLGIALTIRKLALRGELDAIEACGISSVRWMRYPLALAVMVSVLTLLNQGWLVPAGETKIAEIARRMENGEFGYRLQAGQFIDLGSDSMLLFEKIDPNNGQLVGLFLRAEDNVFTARQGHFWQLPSGAMAIELRDGQVVQEHGARVVDFARFAYRISEREDARRGTSAQPLKRIEIGRLWEIGTASSRSAVYGRCLWAALILILPSLALVLGRPPRRQSGAVGILAGVVSLVAGLKMLAPLMDGHSTQPELLAAGILMIWGLFVSGLTRAETVFGRGFVDLWASRVVQNVRRSRN from the coding sequence ATGTCTTTTCGTGTCGCGATCCTCGATCGCTATATTCTGGGCCAGATACTCGGCACGATGGGCAGTGTGCTGGCCATTGTCATGTCGCTGATGATGCTCGAAAATCTTCCCCGCCTCCTGGAAATGACCGGTCATTCGGGGCGCCGTGGATATATCGTGGCGCATATTGTGGCGAGCCTCCTTCCGGAATATGGCGGCATCGGCTTACCGGTCGGGCTGTTTCTCGGCATCGCCTTGACCATCCGAAAGCTTGCCCTTCGCGGCGAGCTGGACGCGATCGAGGCGTGCGGAATTTCGTCGGTCCGCTGGATGCGCTATCCGCTCGCACTGGCTGTGATGGTCAGTGTTCTGACCCTGTTGAACCAGGGCTGGCTGGTGCCTGCCGGCGAAACCAAAATTGCGGAAATCGCCAGGCGCATGGAGAATGGTGAATTCGGCTATCGGCTACAGGCCGGCCAATTCATCGATCTTGGATCCGACAGCATGTTGCTGTTCGAAAAGATCGATCCGAACAATGGACAGCTTGTCGGGCTTTTTCTCCGCGCGGAAGACAATGTGTTTACCGCAAGGCAGGGACATTTCTGGCAACTGCCCTCCGGGGCGATGGCGATCGAATTGCGCGACGGACAGGTCGTACAAGAACACGGCGCGAGGGTCGTCGACTTTGCCCGTTTTGCTTACCGCATCAGTGAAAGAGAAGACGCGCGACGCGGAACGTCAGCGCAACCTCTCAAGCGGATCGAGATCGGGAGGCTTTGGGAAATCGGCACGGCGTCCAGTCGCTCGGCTGTCTATGGGCGATGTCTCTGGGCGGCACTCATACTGATCCTGCCGTCACTGGCGCTGGTCCTGGGCAGGCCCCCCAGGCGACAGTCGGGAGCGGTGGGAATCCTTGCCGGCGTCGTCTCGCTGGTGGCGGGTTTGAAGATGTTGGCCCCGCTGATGGACGGTCACTCGACCCAGCCTGAACTGCTGGCAGCCGGTATTCTCATGATCTGGGGCTTGTTCGTCTCCGGGCTGACCAGGGCCGAGACCGTCTTCGGCCGGGGCTTTGTCGATCTTTGGGCAAGCAGGGTCGTTCAAAACGTTCGTCGGTCGCGCAACTAG
- a CDS encoding RNA polymerase sigma factor yields the protein MSPRGEESITGETGLAQLLGEMRPDLLRFLLARQCDPAEVEDLLQELYVKLTSVGTGPISHPRAYLYQMANNLLHDHRRRRRRQQERDDHWTRNRTGPDLETDAAPSPEQSAIARDELARVDRVIASMPGRTAQILRMYRLDGLSQRAIADRFGLSLSAVEKHLQRAYRKLLLLREELDDTPRVPRTEADDVRSS from the coding sequence ATGTCACCACGTGGCGAAGAGTCGATCACAGGCGAAACGGGCCTTGCTCAACTGCTGGGCGAAATGCGGCCGGATTTGCTGCGCTTCCTGCTTGCGCGCCAATGTGACCCTGCCGAAGTGGAAGATCTGTTGCAGGAGCTGTATGTAAAACTGACCAGTGTCGGCACCGGTCCCATCAGCCACCCACGGGCATATCTTTATCAGATGGCGAACAACCTCTTGCACGACCATCGGCGGAGGCGTCGGCGGCAGCAGGAGCGAGATGATCACTGGACGCGCAATCGGACGGGCCCCGACCTTGAGACCGACGCCGCGCCCTCGCCCGAGCAGAGTGCGATCGCGCGCGATGAACTTGCGCGGGTCGATCGGGTCATTGCGTCGATGCCGGGCCGGACGGCGCAAATTTTGAGGATGTATCGGCTCGACGGCCTGTCCCAAAGAGCCATTGCCGACCGCTTCGGTCTCAGCTTGAGCGCGGTCGAGAAGCATCTCCAACGGGCGTATCGCAAGCTTCTGCTTTTGCGCGAGGAACTGGATGACACCCCGCGGGTCCCGCGAACGGAGGCCGACGATGTCCGTTCTTCCTGA
- a CDS encoding FecR family protein, which translates to MIEQAIAWHVRLKDADEDAWIDFAAWLEADPAHNDAYEAVADGDARMSLLLESARFPSDDEPGHRPEFSNDEDVVAYDGSGEPVRRPQWRWGALAASIVVAGLLGVQMLPDRDSRYSVETPAGETRSVSLADGSAILLNGGTQVILDKNDARSVEITRGEARFVVKHDKSDPFIVVAGEQRLVDLGTVFNVVRTDRQLRVAVSEGAVRYEGMARTVDLRPGDSLAADDGGRIRVSQRPIASIGSWADGKLVYDQAPLEQVADDLSRSVGISLELPQTLRSRRFSGVIQTDGNRNALRERLEELIGEKIVADGARWSVEAR; encoded by the coding sequence ATGATCGAGCAGGCAATCGCCTGGCACGTGCGGCTCAAGGATGCCGACGAGGATGCATGGATCGACTTCGCAGCGTGGCTGGAAGCCGATCCCGCGCACAATGACGCCTATGAGGCTGTCGCGGACGGGGACGCACGGATGTCGCTCCTGCTTGAAAGCGCGCGTTTTCCGTCCGACGATGAACCAGGGCACAGGCCGGAATTCAGCAATGACGAGGATGTTGTCGCTTATGATGGGAGCGGCGAACCAGTGCGCCGGCCCCAATGGCGCTGGGGTGCGCTCGCAGCTTCGATAGTCGTGGCTGGCCTGCTGGGGGTCCAGATGCTGCCCGATCGGGATTCGCGCTATTCGGTCGAGACCCCGGCGGGCGAGACGCGAAGCGTTTCACTTGCGGACGGGAGCGCGATCCTGCTCAATGGCGGCACCCAGGTTATCCTCGACAAGAACGACGCCCGGTCTGTCGAGATCACCCGAGGTGAAGCGCGATTTGTCGTAAAACACGATAAGTCTGATCCGTTCATCGTTGTCGCAGGCGAGCAACGCCTGGTTGATTTGGGGACGGTGTTCAACGTCGTCCGCACGGATCGACAGCTTCGCGTCGCGGTATCGGAGGGCGCGGTCCGCTACGAGGGGATGGCGCGGACGGTCGATCTTCGACCAGGGGACAGTCTTGCCGCGGATGATGGCGGCCGGATTCGGGTTTCGCAGAGGCCCATCGCATCGATCGGAAGCTGGGCCGACGGCAAACTCGTTTATGATCAGGCTCCTTTGGAACAGGTCGCCGACGACCTGTCGAGGTCGGTCGGCATATCGCTCGAACTTCCGCAAACGCTGCGCTCGAGGCGTTTTTCGGGTGTGATTCAGACCGATGGAAACCGGAATGCACTGCGCGAGCGCCTGGAGGAACTGATCGGCGAGAAAATTGTCGCTGACGGGGCGCGCTGGTCCGTCGAAGCTCGGTGA
- a CDS encoding TonB-dependent receptor plug domain-containing protein gives MISRLLLASAPFVCAAVTLPAYAAQEIAFDVPAGPLNIALIALATQAGVSIDTSDPALRSVRVGALKGRYTLREGLRRLLQGTGYDFRISRGDVVRLFRQPVRRDRGAVRDQRKPVIAPSPPPLADLPPEEVVVTASKQNVARADYPGAFHSVPFDDAQSLHSGSRGSEVLLRDLPNLASTNLGSGRNKIFVRGIADSSFNGQLQSTVSQYFGESRLTYSAPDPDLALYDIEKVQVVEGPQGTLYGAGSLGGVIHIVPRRPAFGAFEISGTAAVAMTGNRFGGDGAIVANIPIGGRAAARIVGYRIIRPGYIDDLGRGLSDVNRTSVLGVRATFRMAFDAGLSFEAGLVSQDTGSADGQYTDAPRSSALTRRSFFAQPFDNDYRLGFATVRADLGFASLVSNTSYTYHSINTVFDATAATAQIPTLFDEDMEVRLLTHETRISGSTNRISNWVSGLSIAHNVNRIDRFLGPADALAPISKVRSETLDVAVFGEATLPLGGNVSITGGGRLSLFVRFDDFDTAAGEAAAEPARPLMRFLPTAALSWKPWHGVIGYLRYQEGFRPGAQQLIGSGDQAEVTSFAPDEVRTSEVGMRFGTDAGSRLSGGLSYAYSRWDRVQADLVTNAGFPYVANLGSAQVRYVSANLAWQATSTLSLEVSAFNTTSKLDRPTPEFQGNTEANLPNVADSGGRLTARFEPWISNRKITLDGSVGYIGTSYLGVRAPFDLSQGDYFDTAVGARADFGRWGLSLDIQNLMDSRANRFSYGNPFSVAEGNQRTPLRPRTVRMGINARF, from the coding sequence GTGATCAGCAGATTGCTTCTGGCGAGCGCACCGTTTGTCTGTGCAGCGGTCACGTTGCCAGCATATGCAGCCCAGGAAATCGCGTTCGATGTTCCCGCCGGTCCATTGAACATAGCATTGATAGCGCTGGCCACACAGGCGGGCGTTTCGATCGACACCAGCGATCCGGCATTAAGGTCGGTCCGGGTCGGCGCTCTCAAGGGAAGATATACGCTTCGCGAAGGCTTGCGCAGACTGCTCCAAGGTACGGGGTATGATTTTCGAATTTCGCGGGGGGATGTGGTGAGGTTGTTTCGCCAGCCCGTCCGACGCGATCGTGGAGCGGTTCGCGACCAGCGGAAGCCCGTCATAGCCCCTTCACCCCCGCCCCTGGCCGATCTTCCGCCGGAAGAGGTCGTCGTTACGGCAAGCAAACAGAATGTCGCGCGCGCCGACTATCCGGGTGCCTTTCATTCCGTCCCCTTCGACGACGCACAAAGCCTTCATTCCGGCAGCAGGGGCAGCGAGGTCCTGCTTCGAGATCTTCCAAACCTCGCCTCGACCAATCTTGGGTCGGGCCGCAACAAGATCTTCGTCCGGGGAATTGCCGACAGCAGCTTCAATGGGCAGTTGCAGTCGACGGTCAGCCAGTATTTCGGAGAAAGCAGGCTCACCTATAGCGCTCCCGATCCCGACCTCGCGCTGTACGACATCGAGAAGGTCCAGGTGGTAGAAGGCCCGCAGGGGACTCTCTATGGCGCAGGGTCACTGGGCGGCGTCATCCATATCGTACCCCGCCGACCTGCTTTCGGCGCGTTCGAGATCAGCGGAACCGCAGCGGTTGCGATGACCGGCAACCGGTTTGGCGGAGACGGCGCCATTGTCGCCAATATCCCGATCGGGGGCCGCGCCGCGGCCCGGATTGTCGGATATCGTATTATCCGACCAGGCTATATCGACGATCTCGGGCGCGGCCTGTCCGACGTCAATCGCACGAGCGTGTTGGGAGTGCGGGCAACCTTCCGAATGGCGTTCGACGCCGGATTGAGCTTCGAGGCCGGACTCGTTTCCCAGGACACGGGCAGCGCCGATGGGCAATACACCGATGCTCCGCGCTCATCCGCGCTCACGCGTCGATCCTTTTTCGCGCAACCCTTCGACAATGACTATCGCCTGGGTTTCGCGACCGTCCGGGCAGACCTCGGCTTCGCCAGTCTCGTGTCGAACACTTCCTATACCTATCATTCGATCAACACCGTATTCGACGCCACGGCCGCCACCGCACAGATCCCGACGCTATTCGATGAGGACATGGAGGTCAGGCTGCTGACCCATGAGACGCGGATTTCGGGATCGACGAACCGGATTTCCAACTGGGTCTCGGGGCTTTCGATTGCCCACAACGTCAATCGCATCGACCGATTTCTCGGTCCTGCCGATGCGCTCGCGCCGATCTCCAAGGTTCGGTCGGAAACTCTGGACGTTGCAGTGTTCGGCGAGGCGACGCTGCCCCTCGGGGGTAATGTCTCGATCACGGGCGGGGGGCGGCTGTCCCTATTCGTGCGGTTCGATGATTTCGATACCGCAGCCGGCGAAGCTGCTGCTGAACCAGCCCGTCCTTTGATGCGGTTTCTACCGACTGCGGCTCTGTCGTGGAAACCATGGCACGGCGTGATTGGCTATCTGCGCTATCAGGAAGGCTTCCGGCCGGGAGCGCAGCAGTTGATCGGAAGCGGCGATCAGGCCGAGGTGACCAGCTTCGCGCCCGACGAGGTACGCACATCGGAGGTAGGCATGCGCTTTGGCACCGACGCAGGGTCGCGGCTGTCGGGCGGACTTTCCTATGCCTATTCAAGATGGGACAGGGTGCAAGCCGATCTCGTGACAAATGCGGGCTTTCCCTATGTCGCCAATCTCGGCTCGGCGCAGGTGCGCTATGTATCGGCCAATCTCGCCTGGCAGGCCACATCGACGCTCAGCCTTGAAGTGTCGGCGTTCAACACGACCAGCAAGCTGGATCGGCCCACACCCGAATTCCAGGGCAACACGGAAGCGAACCTGCCCAATGTCGCCGACAGCGGGGGGCGGCTTACCGCGCGTTTCGAGCCCTGGATCAGCAATAGGAAAATCACGCTGGACGGATCGGTCGGATATATCGGCACCTCGTATCTGGGTGTGCGCGCTCCGTTCGATCTTTCGCAGGGAGACTATTTCGACACGGCTGTTGGAGCACGGGCCGATTTTGGACGCTGGGGCCTTTCACTGGACATCCAGAACCTGATGGACAGCCGGGCCAATCGCTTCTCCTATGGCAATCCATTTTCCGTGGCCGAGGGGAATCAGCGCACGCCGTTGCGGCCGAGAACGGTGAGGATGGGGATCAATGCCCGTTTCTGA
- a CDS encoding polysaccharide deacetylase family protein produces MPVSEGRRLLASIHDVGPGSEREVDKLAGLLTDTLRCSRFAMLVVPDHWGRHPIRPGTPFANRLKAWSDSGIEMFVHGWYHRDTAEHHGLAGLKARYMTASEGEFLGLSYTEAARRMEDGRALVEDIIGRKSAGFIAPAWLYGPGAIHALRDSSFDIVEDHMKVWIPQTGRVVARGPVITWASRSTARTASSLAFAALARQALHPLRTVRVAVHPGDVSKEEILSSIEKTLRCFAGRRAAGSYRSLLDQRI; encoded by the coding sequence ATGCCCGTTTCTGAGGGGCGCAGACTCCTTGCATCGATTCACGATGTCGGGCCGGGGTCGGAACGGGAGGTGGACAAGCTCGCCGGACTGCTGACCGATACGCTCCGATGTTCGCGCTTCGCCATGCTCGTCGTGCCGGATCATTGGGGGCGTCACCCGATCCGCCCCGGCACTCCCTTCGCCAATCGCCTCAAGGCCTGGTCCGACAGCGGCATCGAGATGTTCGTCCATGGCTGGTATCACAGGGACACCGCCGAACATCACGGTCTCGCCGGCCTGAAGGCCAGATACATGACGGCGAGCGAGGGCGAATTTCTCGGCCTGTCCTACACTGAGGCTGCACGCAGGATGGAGGACGGACGAGCGCTCGTCGAGGATATCATCGGTCGCAAAAGCGCCGGGTTCATCGCACCCGCATGGCTCTATGGGCCGGGAGCAATACATGCCTTGCGCGACAGCAGCTTCGATATCGTCGAGGACCATATGAAGGTGTGGATCCCACAGACGGGTAGGGTCGTGGCACGCGGACCGGTGATCACCTGGGCCAGCAGATCGACAGCGCGGACGGCGTCGTCGCTGGCCTTCGCAGCGCTCGCCCGCCAGGCGCTTCACCCGTTGCGGACGGTCCGGGTGGCGGTGCATCCCGGCGACGTGTCCAAGGAGGAGATCCTATCCAGCATCGAAAAGACGCTGAGATGCTTCGCCGGTCGTCGCGCGGCCGGAAGTTATCGGTCACTTCTGGACCAGAGAATTTAA
- a CDS encoding LysR family transcriptional regulator yields the protein MPLVIVISSKMRLSGRSPALMPGRILGPWAAGAIEHFGPSFHFLQHGRDAIGVPMHLPATRTLRAFIAAAQLGSLAAASARVAMSVPALSRRIASLEQELGVKLLERVPRGVILTPAGHRYLAHAEAVIDRLQVAASTLRQNAAVVRVTTIPAFATRWLLPRLPAFNARHPDIEVDVRTSFIFERMDAGEYDLAIRLAPDREMMNDPLLPVHLMPVWSAAHPRSIHCPADVLDHMILGPDHRPEFWQEWIRAFGLEDRDIVPRGIDSHLLYERVLGGVGVAIGIGPLVAGLLAEGRLKALETARLRSERSFFLVEPVAMRSRAARLFRDWLREVAMDEPACS from the coding sequence GTGCCTTTGGTCATCGTCATTTCCTCAAAAATGCGTCTGAGCGGTCGAAGCCCGGCCCTGATGCCAGGACGAATTCTAGGCCCGTGGGCGGCAGGCGCCATTGAGCATTTCGGTCCCAGCTTTCACTTTTTGCAACACGGCCGCGATGCTATCGGAGTTCCCATGCACTTGCCCGCCACGCGCACGCTTCGGGCGTTCATTGCCGCGGCGCAATTGGGCAGTCTTGCGGCGGCCAGTGCCAGGGTCGCCATGTCGGTGCCGGCGCTGTCGCGGCGGATCGCCAGTCTCGAACAGGAGCTGGGCGTCAAGCTTCTTGAACGCGTGCCTCGCGGTGTGATCCTGACCCCTGCTGGCCATCGCTACCTTGCGCACGCGGAGGCCGTTATCGATCGCCTCCAGGTTGCGGCGTCAACGTTGCGCCAGAACGCTGCGGTCGTGCGCGTGACGACGATACCGGCGTTTGCGACACGCTGGCTTCTGCCACGCCTGCCAGCATTTAACGCACGTCATCCGGATATCGAGGTCGATGTACGGACATCGTTCATCTTCGAGCGGATGGATGCGGGCGAATATGATCTTGCCATCAGGCTGGCACCCGATCGGGAGATGATGAACGATCCTTTGTTGCCCGTCCACCTCATGCCGGTCTGGAGCGCGGCGCACCCACGATCCATTCACTGCCCCGCTGACGTCCTCGATCATATGATCTTGGGACCAGACCATCGGCCGGAGTTCTGGCAGGAATGGATTCGGGCTTTCGGACTGGAGGATCGGGACATCGTGCCGCGCGGGATTGACTCGCATCTTCTGTACGAGCGCGTCCTGGGCGGGGTTGGCGTTGCAATCGGCATCGGGCCCCTTGTCGCTGGGCTGTTGGCCGAGGGGCGTCTCAAGGCGCTGGAGACCGCCCGTCTGCGATCGGAACGCAGCTTTTTCCTGGTCGAGCCTGTGGCAATGCGCAGCCGCGCTGCACGGCTGTTCCGAGATTGGCTGCGCGAAGTCGCAATGGATGAGCCTGCTTGCAGTTAA
- a CDS encoding putative quinol monooxygenase: MTKGTPPSTRPENLATGPGPIPEPERPSPERHSDVAHRGVLVTGENGEDGPKAFYIHIEARPGKEAEVERMLRDIYGCVLDEPATGPWFGVRYSATTFGIFEAFPNIAGRDAHVAGGGGDIFRDKDRMNAILAYPAHVYRLDVLLNKMTAGK, encoded by the coding sequence ATGACCAAAGGCACCCCGCCATCCACCCGACCGGAGAATCTGGCGACCGGGCCTGGTCCTATTCCAGAGCCTGAGCGACCTTCGCCTGAACGACACTCGGACGTGGCTCATCGGGGCGTTTTGGTCACCGGCGAAAATGGCGAGGACGGACCCAAGGCATTCTACATTCATATCGAAGCCAGACCGGGGAAGGAGGCAGAGGTCGAACGGATGCTGCGCGATATTTACGGCTGCGTCCTGGACGAACCCGCTACCGGCCCGTGGTTCGGCGTGCGCTATTCCGCCACGACGTTCGGCATTTTCGAAGCGTTTCCGAACATTGCGGGCCGCGACGCACATGTGGCGGGCGGCGGCGGCGACATTTTTCGCGACAAGGATCGCATGAATGCGATTCTTGCCTATCCCGCTCATGTCTATCGGCTGGATGTACTCTTGAACAAAATGACGGCGGGAAAGTAG